The following DNA comes from Clostridium cylindrosporum DSM 605.
TAAAAAGTGAGTCTATTAAAGAATTTATATAATAATCTATAGTTTTGAATTCATATAAATTAAGCTTATATATTCCCTCACCAATTTCTGACAACTCATTAGTGTCTTCATATTTATTTTCTACTAGAAATTTATCAATCATTTCACGTTCTTGGCAATAGGTATTTTTATGTAATTCATATTTATTTGATGGAATTATATCGCTAGTAGTTTCCACTCTACTTATTCTGCCTTTATATATACGACTTAATGTACGTGGTATGCTATTAAGAACTCTAGTACCATATCCTCTGTTCCTATATTCTTTATATATTTCTATAGAATTTATTTTTATATTGAGATTTTCCCCATGAGAACCATATGTCTTCACATTACAATCTACCGTTCCTATTAGTATATCTTCCTCTTGGTTTCTTAATATAATATCTAGCTTTATATTTTCTTCTCTTTCATTTAAGGATATGTAATATACATCATCTTCTTGTTTTTCATTTATTACACTTCTTCTTTCATTCGAAAATTCCATTTCATACCCTTCAATATATCCAGGACTAATATCATTTACTTGTTTTATTAATTCATCTATAAATTCTAAACAAAATATTTTATTTTCTATTATATCTTTTAAAAATTGAATTCTAAACTCTTTTCTTCTTGAATATTTCTCCAACATTTCTTTCATAATTGTTTCATTAATACAGTTTTTCTCCACTTTATTCTCCCCCCTGTAACTGCGTTATTTTATATTAAAGTTTTGTGTTACATAATACCTATATCATTTCCATGATATTAAGCAATTCTTTCTCCGTTTGTCTTGTATATATCCTTGTTGTTTCAAGACTACCATGCCCTGCCAAGTCAGCTATTATAAGAGTGTCAACTCCACTTGATGCTAATGCCTTACAAAATGAATGTCTTAAATTATGAGGGTGTGCCTTCTCTTTTTTTATTTTTGCTTTCCTGGAATACTTTTGAATTATTTTATTAATACTCTGTCTTTTTAAAGCCCCTCTTTTTCCTATAAATAGCTTGTTTGTATTAACTTCTTTTCTTATGTTTAAGTACTCTAACCATAGTTTTTTTACATCTTTAGGTACTGGAATACTCCTATATTTTCCCCCTTTCCCTTTTATGGTTACTTTGTTTCCCTTTGTATCACTTACTACTAGCTGCAATAACTCTGATAC
Coding sequences within:
- a CDS encoding tyrosine-type recombinase/integrase is translated as IKTIESYGSDIRQFIEYLDIRCLNIKDIDIETIEKYKKYLLRNGLKAKTVNRKLTSINQFLKFNNHQVKYKKLKEQKQNILNDVLEKEEIEKMIYYCKDNIRDKAIMLTLFKMGLRVSELLQLVVSDTKGNKVTIKGKGGKYRSIPVPKDVKKLWLEYLNIRKEVNTNKLFIGKRGALKRQSINKIIQKYSRKAKIKKEKAHPHNLRHSFCKALASSGVDTLIIADLAGHGSLETTRIYTRQTEKELLNIMEMI